The following proteins come from a genomic window of Pyxidicoccus sp. MSG2:
- a CDS encoding HEAT repeat domain-containing protein — translation MAQPQKAAPDATAELTPEAKEKVELAKTFAFHLLKGIKQIGMYRHNESRFPEFLAKALESVQTYSEKFGPLSLKVEQQNLLLHGEALFTEDTPLPYKFFRDGIRQLIFRPGMQVEELVTFTLIALSEPERGAEDVLAQLWRASMEHVEYVVVEGFSMESASEEEVQVEVDKVVGYLYSRLQTNSDDYLRFARVSAEDLDSKLDGVEQIRGLVVGGRHATDDLKAKLQREVSEEENARLFPKLVSAVFQVVEGGVDDATLLEEIFVQLLDMLLIQDDFSTINQIVLKLRALSQRDGGEGLGRLLDNFIHKMGEEQRLMRLGESLKSARPKNPSDVTRYLQALGRDAIVPLLTVLETIEVPENRALLCDVMAGYARELPDPFVMRLVSDRPQTVRDMVYILEKSNHPERLKMFAQVLKSPNLVVKLEVLNIIGRGRTGEARRMMVDSLTDPISQVRMVAAKMLPEFDRDKAYADLMRVVRDAAFEKKTPDERVAFYTAIGSTGTPGALSMMQQMLSVKPSLLNRKRVLDDKMLAIHGLGGACSIQGYKMLQSVVEDKSQPLEVLTAARKAMYQTRKTLFGDSALPEEA, via the coding sequence ATGGCCCAGCCCCAGAAAGCCGCACCCGACGCGACCGCCGAGCTGACTCCCGAGGCGAAGGAGAAGGTGGAGCTGGCGAAGACGTTCGCCTTCCACCTGCTCAAGGGCATCAAGCAGATCGGCATGTACCGCCACAACGAGTCGCGCTTCCCGGAATTCCTCGCGAAGGCGCTCGAGTCGGTCCAAACGTACAGCGAGAAGTTCGGCCCGCTGTCGCTGAAGGTGGAGCAGCAGAACCTGCTGTTGCACGGGGAGGCGCTGTTCACCGAGGACACGCCGCTGCCCTACAAGTTCTTCCGGGACGGCATCCGGCAGCTCATCTTCCGCCCGGGCATGCAGGTGGAGGAGCTGGTCACCTTCACGCTCATCGCGCTGTCCGAGCCGGAGCGCGGCGCGGAGGACGTGCTGGCGCAGTTGTGGCGCGCGAGCATGGAGCACGTGGAGTACGTGGTGGTGGAGGGCTTCTCCATGGAGTCCGCCTCCGAGGAGGAGGTCCAGGTCGAGGTGGACAAGGTGGTGGGCTACCTCTACTCGCGGCTGCAGACGAACTCGGATGACTACCTGCGCTTCGCGCGCGTGTCCGCGGAGGACCTGGACTCCAAGCTGGACGGCGTGGAGCAGATTCGCGGCCTCGTGGTGGGCGGCCGCCACGCGACGGACGACCTGAAGGCGAAGCTGCAGCGCGAGGTGAGTGAGGAGGAGAACGCGCGGCTGTTCCCCAAGCTGGTCAGCGCCGTGTTCCAGGTCGTGGAGGGCGGCGTCGATGACGCCACGCTGCTCGAGGAAATCTTCGTGCAGCTGCTGGACATGCTCCTCATCCAGGACGACTTCAGCACCATCAACCAGATCGTCCTCAAGCTGCGCGCGCTGTCCCAGCGCGACGGCGGCGAGGGCCTGGGACGGCTGCTGGACAACTTCATCCACAAGATGGGCGAGGAGCAGCGCCTGATGCGCCTGGGCGAGTCGCTGAAGTCGGCGCGCCCGAAGAACCCGTCGGACGTGACGCGCTACCTGCAGGCGCTGGGCAGGGACGCCATCGTCCCGCTGCTCACGGTGCTGGAGACCATCGAGGTGCCGGAGAACCGCGCGCTGTTGTGCGACGTGATGGCGGGCTATGCGCGCGAGCTGCCGGACCCCTTCGTGATGCGCCTGGTGTCGGACCGTCCGCAGACGGTGCGCGACATGGTCTACATCCTGGAGAAGAGCAACCACCCGGAGCGCCTGAAGATGTTCGCCCAGGTGCTCAAGAGCCCCAACCTGGTGGTGAAGCTGGAGGTCCTCAACATCATCGGCAGGGGCCGCACCGGCGAGGCGCGGCGGATGATGGTCGACTCACTGACGGACCCCATCTCCCAGGTGCGCATGGTGGCCGCGAAGATGCTCCCGGAGTTCGACCGGGACAAGGCCTACGCGGACCTGATGCGGGTGGTGCGGGATGCCGCGTTCGAGAAGAAGACCCCGGACGAGCGCGTGGCCTTCTACACGGCCATCGGCTCCACGGGCACGCCCGGGGCGCTGTCGATGATGCAGCAGATGCTGTCGGTGAAGCCCTCGCTGCTCAACAGGAAGCGCGTGCTGGACGACAAGATGCTGGCCATCCACGGCCTGGGCGGCGCGTGCTCCATCCAGGGCTACAAGATGTTGCAGTCGGTGGTGGAGGACAAGAGCCAGCCACTGGAAGTGCTCACCGCCGCGCGCAAGGCGATGTACCAGACGCGCAAGACGTTGTTCGGGGACTCGGCGCTCCCCGAGGAGGCTTAG